DNA from Cryptosporangium minutisporangium:
CATCACGGTGCTCGGCCAGAACGCCGCGGGGTCGACGAGGCTGATCAGGAAGAAGTAGCCGTCGCGGCTCTGGACCTGCTCGCGGAGCCAGCCCATCAGATGGGTCTTTCCGGTGCCGCGCTGTCCCTGGATGACGACGCCGAGCGGGCTGCTTCCGCTGCTGTCGAAAGCGTCCTCCAGGCCGTCGAGCACGGCGTCGATCGCACGCGTGTGCAGCCCGTCCACATGGAACGGGTTGGGATTCCAGACGTCGTCCTGGGTCGGTGCCGAGCTCAGCCGGACCGTGCGCAGGGCGCGTAGCTCGGTGTCGCTCATGCGCCCTCGATCGCGATCAGGTGCTTCTTCTGATTGCCGATGACGACCGCCGCCGCCTTCTCGGGCTTCGACAGCGACTTCTTGTTCATCTCCGGGACCAGCGTGACGTCGGGAGCGCTGTTGAGGGCGATCAGCGCGGTGTCGACGTCGGCGCGGGGGACGTCGCCCAGTTGCTGGCGCAGGGCCGACAGCAGCACCCATCCGTTCGGCCCGTCGGTGAGCCGCCAGTAGGTACCCCGGATGCGCTCCGCCACGTCGGCCGGAGCCTCTTCGGCCGGAGCCTCTTCGGCCGGAGCCTCTTCGGCTCCGTCGGCCGGAGGCTCCACGTCCGAGACGTCGGTCGAGGGCGCGCGGAAGAGGTCGAACAGCCGAAGATCAGTGCGCGCCAGGTAGCGGTCGAGCTGCGCGGCGAAGCCCAGCGCGACCGCCCGGCCCCACCGTCCGGTCGGCAGGTCACCGGTCAACTCCGTCCGGGCCCGCGCCCAGCCCTTCTCCTCGAGCTCGTGGAAGATCTGGTTTCCGAACCCGGCCACTTTCCCCGAGCTGACGAGCTTGAGGTCGTTGAGCCGGGCCTTGTCCTTGCCGGTCAGCGTCACCCCGAAGCGATCCTTGAGATCGTTGTTCCCGACCTGCGCGGTGACCGCCAGCAGGAGAAGCAATGCGGCGCGCTGCTGGGTGGTCAGGGCGTCATTCGACATGGCTGGATCCTTCCGAGCGTCCCTCGACGCGTCGCGTGGTGAGGAAGAGTTCGAGCTGATGGGCGACGGCGTTGACGTCACCGAGCACCTGGTCGTTGGTGAAGCGCAGAACGGCGTAGCCCGCGGTCTGGAGGAGGACGTCACGCGCGCGGTCCGCCGCGTACTGGACCTGCCTCCGGTGCTCCGGGCCGTCGATCTCCACCGCGGTGCGTTCGGCCGCCCAGAGGAGGTCGACGCGGATCGGACTGATCAGTGGGCCGAAGGAGAACGTCTGGTTCCAGGCGCGGCCGCCGGCCCAAGCGTGGCCGGCCAGCACCTTCTCCAGTAGGCACTCGGCGACGCTGTTCGGGTTGGGCTGTCCGGCCAGCGCGGGAAGCGCCAGTGCCCCGGTCCGCGCGGCGCGGTCCGACACATCGTCGGGTGCTTGCCCGGTGAGTGCCTCCACGGCGGCCGGAAGCCGAACGCGCTGCGAGTGAATGCGGTCGACGGCCGGGAACGCGGCGCCGGTGAGCCACACGCCTCCGAGCGCGCCGCGGAACGCGAGCCACTCGACGGCGGCCACCAGCGCGGACTGCTGGGTGGCTGGTAGGCCGTCCGGCACCTCGACGACGAGGACGACGTCGGCTCGGGCATAGGCGGCTTCGAGGACGCGGACCAAGCCGGCGGCGCGGATTTCCGGTGGGAAGGACGCGGCCGAGCGGGTGCCGGTCAGCGCGCGGGCGGCGAGGTCGGCGAGGAAAGGGCCGAAGTGATGGGTGCGACCGGCCAGACGAGACGCGAGAAGCCGGACCGCCGGAACGTTGGCGCCTCCCGGCCCGGAAATCCCCTCGGCGTCGGGAAGCCACGCCGGGAACAGCGCGACCGCGGCCTCCTCGAGCGCATCGAGAACTTCGCCGACGATCGCGGCCTGCGTGGCGGTGGTGATCGGCCGGTAGGTGACGACGACCGGTGCGTCGGCCGGAAGCGGATCGAGAGCGACGGTCAGCGCGTCAGCGTCCACATCGTCGAGGTGGACGACTCGACCACGGGGTAACGACGTCCACCACGCC
Protein-coding regions in this window:
- a CDS encoding endonuclease domain-containing protein; its protein translation is MGSVGAWWTSLPRGRVVHLDDVDADALTVALDPLPADAPVVVTYRPITTATQAAIVGEVLDALEEAAVALFPAWLPDAEGISGPGGANVPAVRLLASRLAGRTHHFGPFLADLAARALTGTRSAASFPPEIRAAGLVRVLEAAYARADVVLVVEVPDGLPATQQSALVAAVEWLAFRGALGGVWLTGAAFPAVDRIHSQRVRLPAAVEALTGQAPDDVSDRAARTGALALPALAGQPNPNSVAECLLEKVLAGHAWAGGRAWNQTFSFGPLISPIRVDLLWAAERTAVEIDGPEHRRQVQYAADRARDVLLQTAGYAVLRFTNDQVLGDVNAVAHQLELFLTTRRVEGRSEGSSHVE